The Candidatus Glassbacteria bacterium genome includes a region encoding these proteins:
- the argH gene encoding argininosuccinate lyase translates to MWAGRFSEGTDPLLVKFNASIGFDRRMWREDIAGSRAYAAALERAGLITAEECGRLDDGLRQVAEEIESGKFSWSEKDEDIHMAVERRLTEIAGPVGGKLHTGRSRNDQVATDMRLWVKCACREIDRDLRMLMTELLEQARPHVSTLMPGFTHLQQAQVVSAAHYLLSFFWMFERDRGRFRDTAERADELPLGSGALAGNAIGIDRQFLARELGFGRVSANSMDAVSDRDFVVEFISAASLAMVHLAHLAEDLIVYSSQGYSFVALSDSFTTGSSLMPQKKNPDSLELVRGKCGRVTGRLTGLLATLKGLPSTYNKDLQEDKEPLFDSFDTLRDSLRITAGVVATMEFRAETMRACLDEFQLATDLADYLVARGMPFRQAHEVVGKLVRECEDSNTALSELPLESYQRLSELFEEDVRKILDFDTSLASREASGGSAPEAVERQLAAAADALAGGEEKALDVE, encoded by the coding sequence ATGTGGGCCGGGAGGTTCAGTGAAGGGACCGACCCGCTGCTGGTTAAGTTCAATGCATCGATCGGGTTCGACCGGCGGATGTGGCGCGAGGATATCGCCGGCAGCCGGGCCTACGCCGCTGCGCTCGAACGCGCCGGACTGATTACGGCCGAGGAATGCGGGCGGCTGGACGACGGGCTGCGCCAGGTGGCCGAGGAAATCGAGAGCGGCAAGTTCAGCTGGAGCGAAAAGGACGAGGATATCCACATGGCGGTCGAGCGCCGCCTGACCGAGATCGCCGGTCCGGTGGGCGGCAAGCTCCACACGGGCCGCAGCCGCAACGACCAGGTGGCCACCGACATGCGCCTGTGGGTCAAATGCGCCTGCCGGGAGATCGACCGGGATTTGCGGATGCTGATGACCGAACTGCTCGAACAGGCCCGTCCGCACGTGTCCACCCTGATGCCCGGTTTTACACACCTTCAGCAGGCACAGGTGGTGAGCGCGGCTCATTACCTGTTGTCGTTTTTCTGGATGTTCGAGCGCGACAGGGGCCGGTTCCGCGACACAGCCGAGCGCGCCGATGAACTCCCGCTGGGTTCGGGTGCGCTGGCCGGCAACGCGATCGGTATCGACAGGCAGTTTCTGGCCCGCGAGCTGGGATTCGGCCGGGTGAGCGCCAACAGCATGGACGCCGTGAGCGACCGTGATTTCGTGGTCGAGTTCATCTCGGCGGCGTCGCTGGCGATGGTGCACCTGGCGCACCTGGCCGAGGACCTGATTGTCTATTCCAGCCAGGGGTACTCGTTCGTGGCGCTTAGCGATTCGTTCACAACCGGCAGCAGCCTGATGCCGCAGAAGAAAAACCCCGATTCGCTGGAACTTGTGCGGGGCAAGTGCGGCCGGGTAACAGGGAGGCTTACGGGTCTGCTGGCGACACTCAAGGGGCTGCCGTCGACCTACAACAAGGACCTCCAGGAAGACAAGGAGCCGCTGTTCGACTCGTTCGACACCCTGCGCGACTCGCTGAGAATCACCGCCGGAGTGGTGGCCACGATGGAGTTCCGCGCCGAGACGATGCGCGCCTGCCTGGACGAGTTCCAGCTGGCCACCGATTTGGCCGACTACCTGGTGGCCCGCGGCATGCCGTTCCGTCAGGCCCACGAGGTGGTGGGCAAGCTGGTGCGCGAGTGCGAGGACAGCAACACCGCCCTCAGCGAGCTGCCCCTGGAAAGCTATCAGCGGTTGAGCGAACTGTTTGAGGAAGACGTGAGAAAAATACTGGATTTCGACACGTCGCTGGCCTCGCGCGAGGCCAGCGGCGGTTCCGCGCCGGAAGCGGTGGAGCGGCAGCTTGCCGCGGCGGCGGACGCACTGGCCGGTGGCGAAGAGAAAGCGCTGGACGTGGAGTAG
- a CDS encoding tetratricopeptide repeat protein, with product MSRKRISKKELKEDAFVSGAFEASHYIQEHTSKIIGGIIGVLVLSGLAWMYVNFRAETRSEAALTMFKAEGLFISNQFSLAAVDFENVADDYSGTEQGRKAVYFAADSYYNSGDYDRALELFNRYMDENGGDDPLLINCLVGIAACHEQFEEYPQALENYHRALELAEYDFQRVEILSSISRTHRQAGQAEQAIAMLDEIIESFPDDPRNGEFIEIRAELKAGLAAGTGS from the coding sequence ATGAGCAGGAAAAGAATCAGTAAAAAAGAACTCAAGGAAGACGCCTTCGTCAGCGGTGCGTTCGAGGCGAGCCATTATATCCAGGAGCACACGAGTAAGATTATCGGCGGGATTATCGGCGTGCTGGTGTTGTCCGGACTGGCTTGGATGTACGTCAATTTCCGCGCCGAAACTCGCTCCGAGGCCGCTCTGACGATGTTCAAGGCCGAGGGGCTGTTTATCAGCAACCAGTTCAGCCTAGCAGCTGTTGATTTTGAAAACGTGGCCGACGACTACTCCGGTACCGAGCAGGGCCGCAAGGCCGTCTATTTTGCCGCCGACAGCTACTACAATTCCGGCGACTACGACCGCGCTCTGGAACTGTTCAACCGGTACATGGATGAAAACGGCGGTGACGATCCCCTGCTGATCAACTGCCTGGTCGGAATCGCCGCCTGCCACGAGCAGTTCGAGGAATACCCGCAGGCGCTGGAGAACTACCACCGGGCGCTGGAGTTGGCCGAGTACGATTTCCAGCGGGTCGAAATCCTCTCCAGCATCAGCCGCACCCATCGCCAGGCGGGCCAGGCCGAGCAGGCGATCGCGATGCTCGACGAGATTATCGAGTCGTTCCCCGATGACCCGCGCAACGGCGAGTTTATCGAAATCCGCGCCGAGCTCAAAGCAGGCCTCGCCGCCGGAACCGGCAGCTGA